The proteins below come from a single Alosa sapidissima isolate fAloSap1 chromosome 23, fAloSap1.pri, whole genome shotgun sequence genomic window:
- the tjp2a gene encoding tight junction protein ZO-2a isoform X2 has protein sequence MKYKKFITIMQAAIGIAPLNKRELLPPGRKLWRPPEEQSSGDLFHSSCSWEKFYWTKEAQYWCLRRLSAPSHCPIIKNPVMEEVVWEQYTVTLQRDPKMGFGIAVSGGRDNPLEDTGEMSIVVSDVLPGGPAEGLLFERDRVMQVNAVRMEGVQHSFAVQTLRKCGKVAKILVKRPRKVPAAVLTRQPSPDDRVFSGDYNDDYDDRRSAYSGRGPGHRDGSLERDSRRGDRDFSPDRSYVRGDPRYRSDRTLDRDHSPNRRHRGDQSPPDRRYRSERALDRDYSPDRRYRSERTLDRERSPERRYRSEHALERSHSPANSYRRERAPSDHSERRYDSSHQQEAIRRGGSREHLDHPGPPSPPQRQRQPLEPPVSVLLLKNRPNEEYGLRLGSQLFIKEMSSTGIASKEGSLQEGDIILKINGTVTENLSLGDAGHLIEKSRGRLQLTVQRDRQQVLVRIPPMEDSDSELDDISEIESYRSYSPQDDRRGHQSDLSSHSSNERLRDRPRDGPPSRLAKMGAMATPFRPPEEKAPPPLQREAPGDTEAEPEAPPSPEVTVPPKVNPVTKPLPVSKPLPKPPLKPSAEDLEIYGPNTVMVRFQKTDSVGLRLAGGNDVGIFIAEVQDDSPAEVEGLRTGDQIMKVNNVDFRGMVREDAVLLLLEIPKGDDVTILAQSKPDVFKDIVDSGRGDNFFVRTHFECEKEGPQGLAFGRGEVLKVVDTLYDGKLGHWLAIRTDKDNQLMDKGTIPNKSRADQMSNVQQVQRMATGGDRGDFWRLRGQRAAKKKDLRKSREDLSAPSLTTRFPAYERIVLREAGFRRPVVLFGPIADAATEKLTNEFPEEFVIAKTEAKDAGSEASAGVVRLNTIRQIIEQDRHAVLDVTPKAVDTLNYTQWYPIVVFLNPDSKQGVKTMRKRLMPSSNRSARKLYEQAVKLRKTCSHLFTATVDLNSAHDAWYGSLKESIREQQDRAVWVCEGKLEGSDEDLDLQDDCMSYLSAMSADYLSLDSRLTSDYDDTADEGGAYTDNELDEPMDEPQVSAISRSSEPVQPEECQRERPQPRMRRSGSREVLREPSPPPSFVPEPPRVRLQSRGESRDSPSSSTISSDAGPSGAKPLPPPVALKPSLRPVPASSSASPQGDETDPASRSFMGKVKAFEQMDHLARAQRLLELKEAEQARLEISQKHPDIYAVPLKPKPNHNRPQPIGSSANSDHLATGSRPNSRDDEDEEEYRRRGSDQSRRGYYSPQKYNDTEL, from the exons GGAGCAGTCCAGCGGTGATCTGTTCCACTCCAGCTGTTCGTGGGAGAAGTTCTACTGGACCAAAGAAGCTCAGTACTGGTGTCTGCGTCGGCTCTCCGCACCCAGCCACTGCCCCATCATCAAG aACCCAGTcatggaggaggtggtgtgggAACAATACACAGTCACCCTCCAGCGT gaccccAAGATGGGCTTTGGGATCGCGGTGTCTGGGGGGCGAGACAACCCTCTGGAGGATACAGGGGAGATGTCAATCGTCGTGTCTGACGTGCTGCCAGGTGGCCCCGCTGAAGGACTGCTCTT TGAGCGTGACCGGGTGATGCAGGTGAATGCGGTGCGCATGGAGGGTGTCCAACACTCCTTTGCGGTACAGACCCTCAGGAAGTGCGGCAAAGTGGCCAAAATC TTGGTAAAGAGACCACGGAAGGTTCCTGCAGCTGTTTTGACCAGGCAACCGTCCCCTGATGACCGCGTGTTCAGTGGCGACTATAACGACGACTATGACGACAGGCGGAGTGCCTACAGCGGCCGAGGGCCCGGGCATCGAGACGGCAGCCTGGAGCGCGACAGCAGGCGGGGGGACCGTGACTTCAGCCCCGACCGCTCCTATGTCAGAGGCGATCCGCGTTACCGCAGCGACCGGACTCTTGACAGAGACCACAGTCCCAACCGCCGTCATCGTGGTGACCAAAGCCCTCCTGACCGCCGGTACCGCAGCGAGAGAGCACTTGACCGAGACTACAGCCCTGACCGCCGTTACCGTAGTGAGCGCACTCTGGATCGGGAGCGTAGCCCAGAGCGGCGATACCGCAGTGAACATGCCCTGGAACGCTCCCACAGCCCAGCCAATAGTTACAGACGTGAGCGAgcaccgagcgaccacagtgaGCGTCGCTATGACTCGTCCCACCAGCAGGAGGCGATCAGGAGGGGCGGCAGCCGCGAGCATCTGGACCACCCCGGACCACCCTCCCCCCCTCAACGCCAGCGGCAACCACTGGAACCCCCCGTTAGCGTCTTACTGCTCAAAAATCGCCCCAACGaag agtaTGGCCTGCGGTTAGGCAGTCAGCTGTTTATTAAAGAGATGAGCAGCACTGGTATTGCGTCCAAAGAGGGAAGCCTGCAGGAGGGAGACATCATCCTCAAG ataaatGGCACGGTGACTGAAAACCTGTCCCTGGGTGACGCGGGCCATCTGATAGAGAAATCCCGCGGGCGGCTGCAACTGACTGTGCAGAGGGACAGGCAGCAGGTGCTCGTCAGGATTCCGCCCATGGAGGACAGCGACTCCGAGCTGGACG ATATCTCTGAGATCGAGTCATACCGTTCCTACTCACCTCAAGATGATAGACGTGGCCACCAATCAGATCTTTCCTCCCATTCATCTAACGAGAGGCTACGAGACAGACCAAG gGATGGCCCCCCAAGTCGACTGGCTAAGATGGGCGCCATGGCAACTCCCTTCCGCCCTCCTGAGGAGAAGGCCCCGCCCCCACTGCAGAGGGAGGCGCCAGGAGACACTGAGGCGGAGCCAGAAG CCCCTCCCTCCCCTGAGGTCACTGTTCCCCCAAAGGTCAACCCCGTCACAAAGCCCCTCCCCGTCTCAAAGCCCCTCCCTAAACCCCCCCTTAAGCCTAGTGCTGAGGACCTAGAGATCTACGg cCCCAACACGGTGATGGTGCGTTTCCAGAAGACGGACAGTGTGGGCTTGCGTCTGGCGGGGGGGAATGATGTGGGCATCTTCATCGCCGAGGTGCAGGATGACAGTCCAGCCGAGGTAGAGGGACTGCGTACGGGAGACCAGATCATGAAG GTGAATAATGTGGACTTCAGGGGGATGGTGCGGGAGGATGCTGTGCTGTTGCTCCTGGAGATACCTAAAGGAGATGACGTCACCATCCTCGCTCAGAGCAAGCCTGACG tgttcaaagacattGTGGATTCAGGACGAGGGGACAACTTCTTTGTACGCACCCACTTTGAGTGTGAGAAGGAGGGGCCACAGGGCCTGGCGTTCGGGAGAGGGGAGGTGCTGAAGGTGGTGGACACGCTCTACGATGGCAAACTTGGCCACTGGCTGGCCATCCGCACGGACAAGGACAACCAGCTGATGGATAAGGGCACCATACCCAACAAGAGCAG gGCGGACCAAATGTCTAATGTCCAGCAGGTTCAGCGCATGGCGACTGGTGGTGACCGGGGAGACTTCTGGCGGCTCAGAGGTCAAAGGGCAGCGAAGAAGAAGGACTTGCGGAAGAGCCGAGAGGATCTGAGCGCCCCCTCACTGACCACTCGCTTCCCCGCCTACGAGAGGATTGTCCTGAgagagg CTGGATTCAGGAGACCTGTTGTGTTGTTTGGACCCATTGCTGATGCAGCTACAGAGAAACTGACCAATGAGTTTCCTGAAGAATTCGTCATTGCTA AAACGGAGGCCAAAGATGCCGGCTCAGAGGCATCTGCAGGAGTGGTGCGACTCAACACCATTCGTCAGATCATCGAGCAa GACAGACATGCCGTACTGGACGTGACCCCTAAGGCAGTGGACACTCTGAACTATACGCAGTGGTACCCCATCGTGGTGTTCCTAAACCCAGACAGCAAGCAGGGCGTTAAGACCATGAGGAAACGCCTCATGCCCTCCTCCAACCGCAGCGCACGCAAACTCTACGAACAGGCCGTCAAATTACGCAAGACCTGCAGCCACCTctttacag CCACCGTAGACCTGAACTCCGCCCATGACGCCTGGTACGGAAGCCTGAAAGAGTCAATCCGGGAGCAACAAGACCGCGCCGTCTGGGTTTGTGAGGgcaag CTGGAGGGCTCTGACGAGGACCTGGATCTCCAGGACGACTGCATGTCCTACCTGTCGGCAATGAGCGCGGATTACCTGAGTTTGGACAGCCGACTGACCAGTGACTATGACGACACGGCAGATGAGGGCGGAGCCTACACCGATAATGAGCTGGACGAGCCTATGGACGAGCCGCAGGTGTCGGCAATCAGCCGCTCCTCCGAGCCCGTCCAGCCCGAGGAG tgtcagcgtgagCGTCCTCAGCCCCGTATGCGGAGGTCCGGCAGCAGAGAGGTGCTTCGTGAGCCGAGTCCTCCCCCCTCATTCGTCCCTGAACCCCCACGG gtgCGTCTGCAGTCCCGCGGCGAATCCCGAGACTCTCCATCCAGCAGCACGATTAGCAGTGATGCGGGACCCTCTGGGGCTaagcccctcccccctcctgtgGCTCTCAAGCCCTCGCTTCGCCCAGTCCCCGCCTCCAGCTCCGCCTCCCCACAGGGGGACGAGACGGACCCTGCTAGCCGCTCCTTCATGGGGAag GTGAAGGCCTTTGAGCAGATGGACCATCTGGCGAGAGCCCAGCGCCTACTTGAGCTCAAGGAGGCCGAGCAAGcacgg ctgGAGATCTCTCAGAAGCATCCTGACATCTATGCCGTTCCATTGAAGCCAAAACCAAACCATAACCGGCCCCAACCAATCGG atccaGTGCTAACTCAGACCACCTAGCCACGGGGTCTCGCCCTAACAGCcgtgatgatgaggatgaggaagagtatCGCCGGCGGGGGTCTGACCAATCACGACGAGGATACTACAGTCCCCAGAAGTACAACGACACAGAGCTGTAG
- the tjp2a gene encoding tight junction protein ZO-2a isoform X3 — MKYKKFITIMQAAIGIAPLNKRELLPPGRKLWRPPEEQSSGDLFHSSCSWEKFYWTKEAQYWCLRRLSAPSHCPIIKNPVMEEVVWEQYTVTLQRDPKMGFGIAVSGGRDNPLEDTGEMSIVVSDVLPGGPAEGLLFERDRVMQVNAVRMEGVQHSFAVQTLRKCGKVAKILVKRPRKVPAAVLTRQPSPDDRVFSGDYNDDYDDRRSAYSGRGPGHRDGSLERDSRRGDRDFSPDRSYVRGDPRYRSDRTLDRDHSPNRRHRGDQSPPDRRYRSERALDRDYSPDRRYRSERTLDRERSPERRYRSEHALERSHSPANSYRRERAPSDHSERRYDSSHQQEAIRRGGSREHLDHPGPPSPPQRQRQPLEPPVSVLLLKNRPNEEYGLRLGSQLFIKEMSSTGIASKEGSLQEGDIILKINGTVTENLSLGDAGHLIEKSRGRLQLTVQRDRQQVLVRIPPMEDSDSELDDISEIESYRSYSPQDDRRGHQSDLSSHSSNERLRDRPRDGPPSRLAKMGAMATPFRPPEEKAPPPLQREAPGDTEAEPEAAPPSPEVTVPPKVNPVTKPLPVSKPLPKPPLKPSAEDLEIYGPNTVMVRFQKTDSVGLRLAGGNDVGIFIAEVQDDSPAEVEGLRTGDQIMKVNNVDFRGMVREDAVLLLLEIPKGDDVTILAQSKPDVFKDIVDSGRGDNFFVRTHFECEKEGPQGLAFGRGEVLKVVDTLYDGKLGHWLAIRTDKDNQLMDKGTIPNKSRADQMSNVQQVQRMATGGDRGDFWRLRGQRAAKKKDLRKSREDLSAPSLTTRFPAYERIVLREAGFRRPVVLFGPIADAATEKLTNEFPEEFVIAKTEAKDAGSEASAGVVRLNTIRQIIEQDRHAVLDVTPKAVDTLNYTQWYPIVVFLNPDSKQGVKTMRKRLMPSSNRSARKLYEQAVKLRKTCSHLFTATVDLNSAHDAWYGSLKESIREQQDRAVWVCEGKLEGSDEDLDLQDDCMSYLSAMSADYLSLDSRLTSDYDDTADEGGAYTDNELDEPMDEPQVSAISRSSEPVQPEERERPQPRMRRSGSREVLREPSPPPSFVPEPPRVRLQSRGESRDSPSSSTISSDAGPSGAKPLPPPVALKPSLRPVPASSSASPQGDETDPASRSFMGKVKAFEQMDHLARAQRLLELKEAEQARLEISQKHPDIYAVPLKPKPNHNRPQPIGSSANSDHLATGSRPNSRDDEDEEEYRRRGSDQSRRGYYSPQKYNDTEL, encoded by the exons GGAGCAGTCCAGCGGTGATCTGTTCCACTCCAGCTGTTCGTGGGAGAAGTTCTACTGGACCAAAGAAGCTCAGTACTGGTGTCTGCGTCGGCTCTCCGCACCCAGCCACTGCCCCATCATCAAG aACCCAGTcatggaggaggtggtgtgggAACAATACACAGTCACCCTCCAGCGT gaccccAAGATGGGCTTTGGGATCGCGGTGTCTGGGGGGCGAGACAACCCTCTGGAGGATACAGGGGAGATGTCAATCGTCGTGTCTGACGTGCTGCCAGGTGGCCCCGCTGAAGGACTGCTCTT TGAGCGTGACCGGGTGATGCAGGTGAATGCGGTGCGCATGGAGGGTGTCCAACACTCCTTTGCGGTACAGACCCTCAGGAAGTGCGGCAAAGTGGCCAAAATC TTGGTAAAGAGACCACGGAAGGTTCCTGCAGCTGTTTTGACCAGGCAACCGTCCCCTGATGACCGCGTGTTCAGTGGCGACTATAACGACGACTATGACGACAGGCGGAGTGCCTACAGCGGCCGAGGGCCCGGGCATCGAGACGGCAGCCTGGAGCGCGACAGCAGGCGGGGGGACCGTGACTTCAGCCCCGACCGCTCCTATGTCAGAGGCGATCCGCGTTACCGCAGCGACCGGACTCTTGACAGAGACCACAGTCCCAACCGCCGTCATCGTGGTGACCAAAGCCCTCCTGACCGCCGGTACCGCAGCGAGAGAGCACTTGACCGAGACTACAGCCCTGACCGCCGTTACCGTAGTGAGCGCACTCTGGATCGGGAGCGTAGCCCAGAGCGGCGATACCGCAGTGAACATGCCCTGGAACGCTCCCACAGCCCAGCCAATAGTTACAGACGTGAGCGAgcaccgagcgaccacagtgaGCGTCGCTATGACTCGTCCCACCAGCAGGAGGCGATCAGGAGGGGCGGCAGCCGCGAGCATCTGGACCACCCCGGACCACCCTCCCCCCCTCAACGCCAGCGGCAACCACTGGAACCCCCCGTTAGCGTCTTACTGCTCAAAAATCGCCCCAACGaag agtaTGGCCTGCGGTTAGGCAGTCAGCTGTTTATTAAAGAGATGAGCAGCACTGGTATTGCGTCCAAAGAGGGAAGCCTGCAGGAGGGAGACATCATCCTCAAG ataaatGGCACGGTGACTGAAAACCTGTCCCTGGGTGACGCGGGCCATCTGATAGAGAAATCCCGCGGGCGGCTGCAACTGACTGTGCAGAGGGACAGGCAGCAGGTGCTCGTCAGGATTCCGCCCATGGAGGACAGCGACTCCGAGCTGGACG ATATCTCTGAGATCGAGTCATACCGTTCCTACTCACCTCAAGATGATAGACGTGGCCACCAATCAGATCTTTCCTCCCATTCATCTAACGAGAGGCTACGAGACAGACCAAG gGATGGCCCCCCAAGTCGACTGGCTAAGATGGGCGCCATGGCAACTCCCTTCCGCCCTCCTGAGGAGAAGGCCCCGCCCCCACTGCAGAGGGAGGCGCCAGGAGACACTGAGGCGGAGCCAGAAG caGCCCCTCCCTCCCCTGAGGTCACTGTTCCCCCAAAGGTCAACCCCGTCACAAAGCCCCTCCCCGTCTCAAAGCCCCTCCCTAAACCCCCCCTTAAGCCTAGTGCTGAGGACCTAGAGATCTACGg cCCCAACACGGTGATGGTGCGTTTCCAGAAGACGGACAGTGTGGGCTTGCGTCTGGCGGGGGGGAATGATGTGGGCATCTTCATCGCCGAGGTGCAGGATGACAGTCCAGCCGAGGTAGAGGGACTGCGTACGGGAGACCAGATCATGAAG GTGAATAATGTGGACTTCAGGGGGATGGTGCGGGAGGATGCTGTGCTGTTGCTCCTGGAGATACCTAAAGGAGATGACGTCACCATCCTCGCTCAGAGCAAGCCTGACG tgttcaaagacattGTGGATTCAGGACGAGGGGACAACTTCTTTGTACGCACCCACTTTGAGTGTGAGAAGGAGGGGCCACAGGGCCTGGCGTTCGGGAGAGGGGAGGTGCTGAAGGTGGTGGACACGCTCTACGATGGCAAACTTGGCCACTGGCTGGCCATCCGCACGGACAAGGACAACCAGCTGATGGATAAGGGCACCATACCCAACAAGAGCAG gGCGGACCAAATGTCTAATGTCCAGCAGGTTCAGCGCATGGCGACTGGTGGTGACCGGGGAGACTTCTGGCGGCTCAGAGGTCAAAGGGCAGCGAAGAAGAAGGACTTGCGGAAGAGCCGAGAGGATCTGAGCGCCCCCTCACTGACCACTCGCTTCCCCGCCTACGAGAGGATTGTCCTGAgagagg CTGGATTCAGGAGACCTGTTGTGTTGTTTGGACCCATTGCTGATGCAGCTACAGAGAAACTGACCAATGAGTTTCCTGAAGAATTCGTCATTGCTA AAACGGAGGCCAAAGATGCCGGCTCAGAGGCATCTGCAGGAGTGGTGCGACTCAACACCATTCGTCAGATCATCGAGCAa GACAGACATGCCGTACTGGACGTGACCCCTAAGGCAGTGGACACTCTGAACTATACGCAGTGGTACCCCATCGTGGTGTTCCTAAACCCAGACAGCAAGCAGGGCGTTAAGACCATGAGGAAACGCCTCATGCCCTCCTCCAACCGCAGCGCACGCAAACTCTACGAACAGGCCGTCAAATTACGCAAGACCTGCAGCCACCTctttacag CCACCGTAGACCTGAACTCCGCCCATGACGCCTGGTACGGAAGCCTGAAAGAGTCAATCCGGGAGCAACAAGACCGCGCCGTCTGGGTTTGTGAGGgcaag CTGGAGGGCTCTGACGAGGACCTGGATCTCCAGGACGACTGCATGTCCTACCTGTCGGCAATGAGCGCGGATTACCTGAGTTTGGACAGCCGACTGACCAGTGACTATGACGACACGGCAGATGAGGGCGGAGCCTACACCGATAATGAGCTGGACGAGCCTATGGACGAGCCGCAGGTGTCGGCAATCAGCCGCTCCTCCGAGCCCGTCCAGCCCGAGGAG cgtgagCGTCCTCAGCCCCGTATGCGGAGGTCCGGCAGCAGAGAGGTGCTTCGTGAGCCGAGTCCTCCCCCCTCATTCGTCCCTGAACCCCCACGG gtgCGTCTGCAGTCCCGCGGCGAATCCCGAGACTCTCCATCCAGCAGCACGATTAGCAGTGATGCGGGACCCTCTGGGGCTaagcccctcccccctcctgtgGCTCTCAAGCCCTCGCTTCGCCCAGTCCCCGCCTCCAGCTCCGCCTCCCCACAGGGGGACGAGACGGACCCTGCTAGCCGCTCCTTCATGGGGAag GTGAAGGCCTTTGAGCAGATGGACCATCTGGCGAGAGCCCAGCGCCTACTTGAGCTCAAGGAGGCCGAGCAAGcacgg ctgGAGATCTCTCAGAAGCATCCTGACATCTATGCCGTTCCATTGAAGCCAAAACCAAACCATAACCGGCCCCAACCAATCGG atccaGTGCTAACTCAGACCACCTAGCCACGGGGTCTCGCCCTAACAGCcgtgatgatgaggatgaggaagagtatCGCCGGCGGGGGTCTGACCAATCACGACGAGGATACTACAGTCCCCAGAAGTACAACGACACAGAGCTGTAG
- the tjp2a gene encoding tight junction protein ZO-2a isoform X1, translating to MKYKKFITIMQAAIGIAPLNKRELLPPGRKLWRPPEEQSSGDLFHSSCSWEKFYWTKEAQYWCLRRLSAPSHCPIIKNPVMEEVVWEQYTVTLQRDPKMGFGIAVSGGRDNPLEDTGEMSIVVSDVLPGGPAEGLLFERDRVMQVNAVRMEGVQHSFAVQTLRKCGKVAKILVKRPRKVPAAVLTRQPSPDDRVFSGDYNDDYDDRRSAYSGRGPGHRDGSLERDSRRGDRDFSPDRSYVRGDPRYRSDRTLDRDHSPNRRHRGDQSPPDRRYRSERALDRDYSPDRRYRSERTLDRERSPERRYRSEHALERSHSPANSYRRERAPSDHSERRYDSSHQQEAIRRGGSREHLDHPGPPSPPQRQRQPLEPPVSVLLLKNRPNEEYGLRLGSQLFIKEMSSTGIASKEGSLQEGDIILKINGTVTENLSLGDAGHLIEKSRGRLQLTVQRDRQQVLVRIPPMEDSDSELDDISEIESYRSYSPQDDRRGHQSDLSSHSSNERLRDRPRDGPPSRLAKMGAMATPFRPPEEKAPPPLQREAPGDTEAEPEAAPPSPEVTVPPKVNPVTKPLPVSKPLPKPPLKPSAEDLEIYGPNTVMVRFQKTDSVGLRLAGGNDVGIFIAEVQDDSPAEVEGLRTGDQIMKVNNVDFRGMVREDAVLLLLEIPKGDDVTILAQSKPDVFKDIVDSGRGDNFFVRTHFECEKEGPQGLAFGRGEVLKVVDTLYDGKLGHWLAIRTDKDNQLMDKGTIPNKSRADQMSNVQQVQRMATGGDRGDFWRLRGQRAAKKKDLRKSREDLSAPSLTTRFPAYERIVLREAGFRRPVVLFGPIADAATEKLTNEFPEEFVIAKTEAKDAGSEASAGVVRLNTIRQIIEQDRHAVLDVTPKAVDTLNYTQWYPIVVFLNPDSKQGVKTMRKRLMPSSNRSARKLYEQAVKLRKTCSHLFTATVDLNSAHDAWYGSLKESIREQQDRAVWVCEGKLEGSDEDLDLQDDCMSYLSAMSADYLSLDSRLTSDYDDTADEGGAYTDNELDEPMDEPQVSAISRSSEPVQPEECQRERPQPRMRRSGSREVLREPSPPPSFVPEPPRVRLQSRGESRDSPSSSTISSDAGPSGAKPLPPPVALKPSLRPVPASSSASPQGDETDPASRSFMGKVKAFEQMDHLARAQRLLELKEAEQARLEISQKHPDIYAVPLKPKPNHNRPQPIGSSANSDHLATGSRPNSRDDEDEEEYRRRGSDQSRRGYYSPQKYNDTEL from the exons GGAGCAGTCCAGCGGTGATCTGTTCCACTCCAGCTGTTCGTGGGAGAAGTTCTACTGGACCAAAGAAGCTCAGTACTGGTGTCTGCGTCGGCTCTCCGCACCCAGCCACTGCCCCATCATCAAG aACCCAGTcatggaggaggtggtgtgggAACAATACACAGTCACCCTCCAGCGT gaccccAAGATGGGCTTTGGGATCGCGGTGTCTGGGGGGCGAGACAACCCTCTGGAGGATACAGGGGAGATGTCAATCGTCGTGTCTGACGTGCTGCCAGGTGGCCCCGCTGAAGGACTGCTCTT TGAGCGTGACCGGGTGATGCAGGTGAATGCGGTGCGCATGGAGGGTGTCCAACACTCCTTTGCGGTACAGACCCTCAGGAAGTGCGGCAAAGTGGCCAAAATC TTGGTAAAGAGACCACGGAAGGTTCCTGCAGCTGTTTTGACCAGGCAACCGTCCCCTGATGACCGCGTGTTCAGTGGCGACTATAACGACGACTATGACGACAGGCGGAGTGCCTACAGCGGCCGAGGGCCCGGGCATCGAGACGGCAGCCTGGAGCGCGACAGCAGGCGGGGGGACCGTGACTTCAGCCCCGACCGCTCCTATGTCAGAGGCGATCCGCGTTACCGCAGCGACCGGACTCTTGACAGAGACCACAGTCCCAACCGCCGTCATCGTGGTGACCAAAGCCCTCCTGACCGCCGGTACCGCAGCGAGAGAGCACTTGACCGAGACTACAGCCCTGACCGCCGTTACCGTAGTGAGCGCACTCTGGATCGGGAGCGTAGCCCAGAGCGGCGATACCGCAGTGAACATGCCCTGGAACGCTCCCACAGCCCAGCCAATAGTTACAGACGTGAGCGAgcaccgagcgaccacagtgaGCGTCGCTATGACTCGTCCCACCAGCAGGAGGCGATCAGGAGGGGCGGCAGCCGCGAGCATCTGGACCACCCCGGACCACCCTCCCCCCCTCAACGCCAGCGGCAACCACTGGAACCCCCCGTTAGCGTCTTACTGCTCAAAAATCGCCCCAACGaag agtaTGGCCTGCGGTTAGGCAGTCAGCTGTTTATTAAAGAGATGAGCAGCACTGGTATTGCGTCCAAAGAGGGAAGCCTGCAGGAGGGAGACATCATCCTCAAG ataaatGGCACGGTGACTGAAAACCTGTCCCTGGGTGACGCGGGCCATCTGATAGAGAAATCCCGCGGGCGGCTGCAACTGACTGTGCAGAGGGACAGGCAGCAGGTGCTCGTCAGGATTCCGCCCATGGAGGACAGCGACTCCGAGCTGGACG ATATCTCTGAGATCGAGTCATACCGTTCCTACTCACCTCAAGATGATAGACGTGGCCACCAATCAGATCTTTCCTCCCATTCATCTAACGAGAGGCTACGAGACAGACCAAG gGATGGCCCCCCAAGTCGACTGGCTAAGATGGGCGCCATGGCAACTCCCTTCCGCCCTCCTGAGGAGAAGGCCCCGCCCCCACTGCAGAGGGAGGCGCCAGGAGACACTGAGGCGGAGCCAGAAG caGCCCCTCCCTCCCCTGAGGTCACTGTTCCCCCAAAGGTCAACCCCGTCACAAAGCCCCTCCCCGTCTCAAAGCCCCTCCCTAAACCCCCCCTTAAGCCTAGTGCTGAGGACCTAGAGATCTACGg cCCCAACACGGTGATGGTGCGTTTCCAGAAGACGGACAGTGTGGGCTTGCGTCTGGCGGGGGGGAATGATGTGGGCATCTTCATCGCCGAGGTGCAGGATGACAGTCCAGCCGAGGTAGAGGGACTGCGTACGGGAGACCAGATCATGAAG GTGAATAATGTGGACTTCAGGGGGATGGTGCGGGAGGATGCTGTGCTGTTGCTCCTGGAGATACCTAAAGGAGATGACGTCACCATCCTCGCTCAGAGCAAGCCTGACG tgttcaaagacattGTGGATTCAGGACGAGGGGACAACTTCTTTGTACGCACCCACTTTGAGTGTGAGAAGGAGGGGCCACAGGGCCTGGCGTTCGGGAGAGGGGAGGTGCTGAAGGTGGTGGACACGCTCTACGATGGCAAACTTGGCCACTGGCTGGCCATCCGCACGGACAAGGACAACCAGCTGATGGATAAGGGCACCATACCCAACAAGAGCAG gGCGGACCAAATGTCTAATGTCCAGCAGGTTCAGCGCATGGCGACTGGTGGTGACCGGGGAGACTTCTGGCGGCTCAGAGGTCAAAGGGCAGCGAAGAAGAAGGACTTGCGGAAGAGCCGAGAGGATCTGAGCGCCCCCTCACTGACCACTCGCTTCCCCGCCTACGAGAGGATTGTCCTGAgagagg CTGGATTCAGGAGACCTGTTGTGTTGTTTGGACCCATTGCTGATGCAGCTACAGAGAAACTGACCAATGAGTTTCCTGAAGAATTCGTCATTGCTA AAACGGAGGCCAAAGATGCCGGCTCAGAGGCATCTGCAGGAGTGGTGCGACTCAACACCATTCGTCAGATCATCGAGCAa GACAGACATGCCGTACTGGACGTGACCCCTAAGGCAGTGGACACTCTGAACTATACGCAGTGGTACCCCATCGTGGTGTTCCTAAACCCAGACAGCAAGCAGGGCGTTAAGACCATGAGGAAACGCCTCATGCCCTCCTCCAACCGCAGCGCACGCAAACTCTACGAACAGGCCGTCAAATTACGCAAGACCTGCAGCCACCTctttacag CCACCGTAGACCTGAACTCCGCCCATGACGCCTGGTACGGAAGCCTGAAAGAGTCAATCCGGGAGCAACAAGACCGCGCCGTCTGGGTTTGTGAGGgcaag CTGGAGGGCTCTGACGAGGACCTGGATCTCCAGGACGACTGCATGTCCTACCTGTCGGCAATGAGCGCGGATTACCTGAGTTTGGACAGCCGACTGACCAGTGACTATGACGACACGGCAGATGAGGGCGGAGCCTACACCGATAATGAGCTGGACGAGCCTATGGACGAGCCGCAGGTGTCGGCAATCAGCCGCTCCTCCGAGCCCGTCCAGCCCGAGGAG tgtcagcgtgagCGTCCTCAGCCCCGTATGCGGAGGTCCGGCAGCAGAGAGGTGCTTCGTGAGCCGAGTCCTCCCCCCTCATTCGTCCCTGAACCCCCACGG gtgCGTCTGCAGTCCCGCGGCGAATCCCGAGACTCTCCATCCAGCAGCACGATTAGCAGTGATGCGGGACCCTCTGGGGCTaagcccctcccccctcctgtgGCTCTCAAGCCCTCGCTTCGCCCAGTCCCCGCCTCCAGCTCCGCCTCCCCACAGGGGGACGAGACGGACCCTGCTAGCCGCTCCTTCATGGGGAag GTGAAGGCCTTTGAGCAGATGGACCATCTGGCGAGAGCCCAGCGCCTACTTGAGCTCAAGGAGGCCGAGCAAGcacgg ctgGAGATCTCTCAGAAGCATCCTGACATCTATGCCGTTCCATTGAAGCCAAAACCAAACCATAACCGGCCCCAACCAATCGG atccaGTGCTAACTCAGACCACCTAGCCACGGGGTCTCGCCCTAACAGCcgtgatgatgaggatgaggaagagtatCGCCGGCGGGGGTCTGACCAATCACGACGAGGATACTACAGTCCCCAGAAGTACAACGACACAGAGCTGTAG